Proteins encoded by one window of Epinephelus moara isolate mb chromosome 18, YSFRI_EMoa_1.0, whole genome shotgun sequence:
- the si:ch211-188c18.1 gene encoding uncharacterized protein si:ch211-188c18.1: MSAVCLKLITILCLSCTVLSGPGGSGVVWIDFGGAVTIQCRPSETGQEFLAVQKGLSEDSRILFIDGSSQKKTFHKDFMGRIQSNGEFPNMDILIKNLTTEDTGPYWCVYKKFDVNSGQTISTKGTGSMLLVVTDTVKPCDSSTNYLLLVSVVISAAVLLGIFICFLIWLIKTKTLCTTEKPRHVPNNDVYEDMRGTIRR, from the exons ATGTCTGCCGTCTGTCTGAAGCTCATAACCATCCTGTGTCTCTCCTGCACTGTCCTGAGCGGCCCAG gggGCAGTGGAGTGGTATGGATAGATTTTGGAGGAGCCGTCACCATCCAGTGCAGACCTTCTGAAACAGGCCAGGAGTTCCTGGCTGTGCAGAAGGGTCTCAGTGAGGACAGTCGAATCTTGTTCATAGATGGCAGCTCtcaaaaaaagacttttcacaAAGACTTCATGGGCAGAATTCAGTCAAATGGAGAATTCCCCAACATGGATATCCTCATCAAAAACTTGACCACTGAGGACACAGGACCATACTGGTGTGTGTACAAGAAGTTTGACGTGAATTCCGGGCAAACCATAAGCACAAAAGGCACAGGGTCCATGCTCCTGGTGGTGACAG ATACAGTGAAGCCGTGTGACTCCTCAACCAACTATCTGCTCCTGGTGTCTGTTGTGAtcagtgctgctgtgctgctgggCATCTTCATATGCTTCCTCATATGGCTCATCAAG ACCAAGACTTTGTGCACCACAGAGAAACCGCGGCACGTCCCCAACAATGATGTTTATGAGGACATGCGTGGAACAATCAGACGCTAA